Part of the Quercus lobata isolate SW786 chromosome 6, ValleyOak3.0 Primary Assembly, whole genome shotgun sequence genome, taaaggaattaGACACTTAACTCATTCAACCTAAGCACAGAGTAATGCCAAAGAAATCATTACCGCAGGGCAATAAGGGAGAGGACATCAGCATTTATACcgaaaaatcaatttttgtcttaataaaaaagccaaatatggtataattgtaaatttgtaaccTACTCAACATGCATACATTTGTCACATACACTTGGAATGGTGAAAAAGATACATTTTTCATCCAAAGGGGCTATTCATTGGAGATACCATTGTGTCTTTAGAGTTTCTGTAACAATGAGAAAGGTCCTACATTTTTTGAGTGCGTGCATCATAATTGGCAGTAACCAATTAGCATTACAACAAAAACTATTAGTGCAGTAACCTATAAGTCGATCACTGATCCAATTTGAGTACCTCTACATGATTGACCTAACAAAAAAGTGTAGTAACAGCAGCCAAGTAAATTGTACCAAATCAAACCCTCTTGAAGCTTTCATCTAAATGATAAGATTTCATCACTTGCTCTAAACACGCCTTTTAAGTTGAACTCACAAGTTAAGACTTCAGATATGCTTGTTACAGAATAgaggaaaatgaaatttgacGCTTTTGTTAAGAACAGAATCTTATTCACTGGATATTTGACACATGGCACATTCACTGTGAATTTGTTTCATGCAAAAAGAAGCCGTACCTCAGGCTtccaaagcaaaataaaaattgtaaaccATCTAAAAGGAcctatataaaaggaaaagagagagaaagaaccaaTGATTTTAAAAACGGAAGCTAGCAAAAGTCATAGGAACTCATAGGAACTCGAAAATGTTAAAAGTATAATACCATAATCCAAACATTAACCACATGCGGTTTATACAAATATCCAAATATCCAAAACCAATATAACAAAATCCAGCAAAATTCATATGCTCTACTTCTACCAAAACATAAAGACCATCAGTTCAAAAATGAGGATATCACCGATAGTGACTTAGAACCCTTAAACAATGGCATTGGCAGCACTTGCAATCCTTGGCCAAAGATCCGCACATTCCTTCCCAATAGGACCAGTAATAGCAGAtcctaaaaaacaaataaaccagTCAGACCAATCAAACCTAAATTAAACAAACGCAACTATCGCAACCCACAGAACCCAAAAACAGAAGCTCCAATTTTAACACTAAACAATAATTGGTAAATTAAATAAGTCTAGCCGTACCTTTCATCTCTCCCTTGGGATTCACGATTACCCCAGCATTATCTGCAAAGATAAAATTCAGTATCAAGTTAGACACCATGTATCCCAAGAACCAATttagattataaatatttaatctATTTCTCTTGCCTATACCATCAGAACCCAACAATCATctaataaataagaaatttcataCAAGCAAGTTCTTCTAACAATAAACAATACCTCATAACAAATAAAGTCAGGAAAAGATAGATTAAAGTTCCACATAATGCTTGTGCCAGCacaaaaatctattttcttcAGACAAGCATACAAGGTCTTTTGGACATGACCAGACTAATTGATTCAACAGcttaataccaaaaaaattgcaGCGCTATAAAATTAGTAACTTATTGCAATTACATGTAGGGCCCACATGGAGCAGATGCAAGCATTAAAAGCATCAACATCTGTAACGATGGACACAATCAGTTTCCCAGAATTGTAACTGCATCTCCCATCGTATGTTAAGGAAGCTACTTGACTATTTCTGGCAAGATTACAACTCTTTAGTCTCTattacaaaaattatgaaacaaaatAGGACAAATTTCTGCTTAGCTTGGTAATAATATCAGAATTCAATAACCATCAACATATTCAATGAACATCAAAGTACAAAATTAGTAAATTACATGCTTATAGAGCCAGATGTAGAGTTCAAATGGAGCAGATGTGAGCTCAAAAACAATAGCACATCTGTAACGATTGACACGGTCCATTTCCCAGACTTGTAACTGTATCATCCATAAAAAGTTGAGGAGGATACCTGACTTATGTCTGGTGATCACAAATAAAGCATACTCGCTACCAAACTGAGAGCAGTTGAAGCTTTCAAAATAGTACAGTGAACcatttttttcacaacaatACTATGTTAATAAACAGTCCATTCagattattttaaaagaatagCATCATGTTACTTTTATCTTTGCCCTTACAAgaatttaaagaaacaaaaggaaGCCAACCCCTAAACCTAATAGTGggaataagaaaaataaataatatcccAACCTTGACAGGGATGGTTAAAGCAAAAAAGGTTTACCATCCAGGAATGGGGTAAGGTTGGTAATACCAATATAACTGGGTATGGGAGATGTAGAGAAACCCTAAGAACATAAGTCTCTACACCACATCACCAGCTTATTAACCAAGCAAGATATATGGCAGCAGAGCAACTATGTATCTAGTAGCAGAAATCCTATTGCAGTAGGCACACCAAACTCTCTAAGCAGGGAAATGTGTACATATAAGGACACTAATTAATCAGCatccttccttttcttttgggaGCAAGCAACAAAAGTGaatgcttttattttaaatccttCTAAACTGTTTGTATTGAAGGTGTAAAATTAGCGTTATAATGATAGActaggaagaagaaaaatttactATGAAGCCTAATGTGAAAAACAATGACCTTCCAGGCACAAATTAAAATGGCTACAAAACCTCATGTCAAGGAACTAGAAGTGGAACAAAAATTGACACCACACCAATGTCTTTGTAATGTAATTATAAAAAGCTCTATATAATGCATTTggacaaatattaaaaaaacgcaattcaacaaaacaaaaatgcagAAAATACAATTAAGACTCAAGATTTTCCAGTTGACGCAGCCAAATATTCCCACAGCAATCAAATGATCACCAAATCGTTGCTAACAGTATATAGTAGAAATCACAAAAGCAATCAATcacaagaacaaaataaaaacatcaaagCAACAATAACTACCTTCAAAGTACATGAAGACCCCATCCTTTCGGCGCCATGGCTTGCGCTGCCTCACAATGACTGCAGGCAACACCTTCTTCCTGAGATCAGGCTTCCCTTTCTTGACAGTGGCCATCACCATGTCACCAACACAAGCAGATGGTAACCTGTTCAAGCGACCCTTGATTCCCTTCACGGAAATGATGTACAGGTTCTTTGCCCCAGTGTTATCAGCACAGTTGACTGTTGCAGCCACTGGCAGACCCAGTGACATCCTGAATTTGTTACCAGCAGACCCTCCACGTCCTAAATCAACCCATACAAAAAAACACCCAGCATTTCATTATAATCCacaatttcatttcaattcatAATGAGAAAACTTCCGACTTCAAACAGTTTTCCATTGCATTTGTTgccaaaaattagaaaaccctaaattaCAAGTGTAATTCCTATATTTGTTCCTAATTAGATTCCACATTTCTAAGCATCCACCATAGTATTCGAACAAAATCAACAATTtcaataactaatttttttaataggtaacaATTTCAATAATTATCTGATACCTTTCTAAAAGAGTAGaggaaatgaaataaaataataataatagtaataaaccTAAGTTTCCGATTTGTTTTCGTAGGATTTCTCCAGTAACAAACAGATCCGTAACCTCAAATATGGTAAATGTATATAAATATCAAACAATATAAACTTCACGTTACACTCTGTTTGGTAGCTAAGAAAACGAAGGTAAATAACAGAAAAAAAGGGTGTAAAACTCGAATCTCATATCATATTTCCTAAGCTAATTGATTGAGAATAAGCTCAAAACCGATCCAACTACTTGTATTTCATAGTCACATATCAATCGATTATATCTATTATGGCAGGAAaagacaaaaagcaaaaaagattTCTCTAGTTTTCGTTGAGCTTTCTCGGTAACCAAACAGAAAATCATACAGAAATATTAATTTTGACAGAGCAAGAAAACGAAGGTAAAGAGAGACGAATGAAGAACTCACCTCGCTTCGACATTTTTGCTGCGGAAGGAAAACTGAGAATGCGATTAGGGTTTTGGGGTATTTATAGAGGTCGCTGTCTAGGGTTTTTGCTTTGGTTGGGTGTGTGAAATTACCATACGCTCCATGATCTCTTTACGTAATTACAGATTGGTACTATGGGCTTGGATGTCTGGGGCCCAATGCCGAGTATGCCCAAAACGCTGATTTAGTAGTATTATTTACTGGGCTCAAATTTTAATTGGGCCTGGGCTATCTTAGCATCCTCCCATAAGAGGCAGCTGATAGATGTGAAAGATTGTTAGCGGTGGATAACAAATTGACGTCAATGATGAGTCAGAAAAAAACCACCATATAAAACTTTTAACTCAACTACTGTGAAAttatgggtttatttttttatgttcttttgggtttgatttggtaTTTGAGATTCTTGTTGATGATGTTTTAAGGGCTAGTAACTTGTTTCGGTTGGATAATTTTTACTGTATTGATGATGAGAAGAAAGGGAAGTTAACCATTGTTAATAGTCATTTTCGCGACAAATTTTATGCTTCTACAAGACAACTAAGCCCAATTGCTTAACGGGCTCAATCCATGTATCTTATCTATTTTATTCGTTTTGTCACATGGCCCAAGCTCATACAAATAGTTGGGGAAATTGAGTAAGAGTGGTTTGGAGGATTTGAGTTAATTTTTGTCAAACCTTTTACTAGAGGCACCTAGGGCCCACGAAGGAAGTCCAATACCCGAAATTTCCACCCTAGAAAGGTTCCATACTCTAGCTAATTGTGCCCCTAATTTTCATCCCAGCTCCATTTTCCACACAAAAGCATAACTAACTCTAAAAACTTAATAAACTAGCTCACTCAGCCACTCAAATGTAGTTTCCAAAAGCCTACAACGACCAGAAGTAATAGCAACCTAAAGCAAACAACTTTGTTtccaaaattatataaaaagcaACCAAATTCTTTCCTAAACATAAagcaaaataaaccaaataatAAAAGTAGCACCTAAGAGGTTCAAAGTCTTTCTTCCAACTAAAAAAACTAATCACAAGCATCTCCCaaatttttgtataaatattCATCATCAACCTACAAAAGGGAACCACGTTTTTCTCACAGACCCCGAAGTCGATCACATTCTTGTCCGTggtgaagaaaatgaaagagcTGATATGGAAGAGAGGCAAAACGAAGAGGGAGAAAAGTAGTCTTGAGTTCAGGAATGAAAAAAGGAGAAGAGGTGTTGATTTCAGgttagaggagagagaaaaaaagagccAAATGGGTTTTAATaacttaatataataaaaaggataaTATTAAAGTAATAGATAGAAagttacagtaaccgtgtatatatacacGTTACTTGTAGCAAGTTTGGATATTtacaaagttatacaaggtctaatatgtatgttttttatgatatattgtgtaaatttttgcACTTTTGTATTTTAGAGTAATGCAATTGCTCTTAGCCTTTTTTTACTACACATCATGAATTTTGGGCTTAACTCtccacaaacaaacaaatctaGCAAACCCAAGGGGTGTTTTAGGCTTATTCTACAATTTCACCTCGACATTGAAGCTGAAATAGTTCAAAAGGTTAAAAAGTTGTTAGTAGTGGGATTTATCAAGCCTAATGAACAACCACAATGGCTCTCAAATATAGTTCccataaagaaaaataatggaaaaataaGATGTTGTCTTGAGATGTTCTCCTTCAAAGATGGTTTTAGCGGttacaatcaaatcaaaatcacaccCAGAGACACAACAAATAATGCATTTCGTGCTCCTATTAGGAATTTATATTATATCATGATGCCATTTGGATTTAAGAATGCGGGTGCTACATCTCAAAGAGCTATGACTACCATTTTCCACGACATGATGCATCAGGAACTTAAGGACTATGTTGATAATGTAGtcataaaatctaaaactagAGAAAGTCATGTGGAACTCCTGTGAAAAGTTTTTGAGAGGTCTCGTCGTTATATGTTTCGTATGAATCCTTTGAAGTGCACCTTCGAAATGACAACCAGAAAATTTCTAGAATTCCTTATTCATCAAAGGGGAATTGATGTTAACCCCTTGAAAGTGAAGGTCATAGTCACAATGAAACCTCCAACATTGGTCAAAGATTTGAAGTCCTTCATAGAGAAGCTCTCTTATATTCGAAGGTTCATACCGGCGCTGGCATTATACAttcttgtttcattttttttttccttaaaaaatgcACATACTTCAAGAGTATATGAAACATTTTATTCAAACGGCAAATCTTACAAGGTGATAATGGAGCCCATGGAACACTATTAAAGAAAGACACCTACATGAGAGGTCGTTATGCTCTCAAGAATGTAAGGAAAGCTAGATGGGTACCTCTTCAAAGACAACCTTGCAAAGTAATAAGGAAGTTGATGAAGTAATGCTGTAGCGAAACCCCCATTTGAAAAAGGGAGACTAATATCCACTCAAAGGTAAACCTTATAAAGCAAtaaggaaaccaaaaaaagagagggtaACAACACGCGTTCATACCCAAAACCTTGCAAAGCTAAAAATGAGTTTATGAATGACAAACTCATGTCACATACTCAGACACTACAAACTAATATACACCTTATGTAACATCCCAGCCTATTTGCatgattaattttatagatttatatactaattattatcttaaTTACCTTAAGTGCATTGATATTTTGATGTTATAGAAGAAATAGACTCTTTTAATGTTATAGGAGTAAGtttataaagaatatatatatatatatatgcagaaTTATCTTATTAGTTGGGCctttctagaaaataaaacttttgggAGGGTGGTTAGTATAATTTTGAAAAGATGTAAGGGTGAGTCATCAACCCTATTTCTCCTAGCAAGAGATATGCCCCACCACCCCTTCTCCCTTATCTCTTTGTTGCACCAAACttccattttctttgtttctttgttcctttttcctttgttcttctttctttactCCTCTTTGCTTGTTCTTGGTCTAGCTATACCTTCCTCTCTCACCAAATCTATATCTCTCTCCAAAGAAGAAATCAAACACTTAACACTAAAGTTTCAGCTTCAAAGTTGGTGGGTAAGTAATAGGGCTGTAACCAATTtggtttggttggttttttttttatccggCCAATCGAAATCGAAATTTTCAGTTTGTAAAAGTCTCAACCGAAACCGACCGAAATAGTTGAAAAACCGCCAGTTTCGGTTTTTGGGCCTGGAGTTTGGGCCAGTCAggcctttggtttttttttccaaaaattttatatttgggctttttttttttaaaaaaaaaaaaacgcagtaTTCAAGCCTCTTGTTTTATGGCCCTTTTATGCTCTAATTAAGTCTTTTTTAGAAACCTGTTTTGGGCTTTTGTTAGGAACCAGTTGTGGCCCAGATTCGGGCCTTCTCTATTTTGGAAATGACCATCTTTAGGTCTTTTTTAGCTTTCTGTTCTGGCCCTTTTGGCCCATATTCGGACCTTTcctattttggccatttttgggcctttttacacATCCATAAAGCATTttacaaacaagaaaaaaatcataatctgctttgcattttacatttttcataacTTGCTTTTGCTCAAcataaatccaaaaatacacATTATAGcagattcattaaaaaaaaaatcacaacctGTTACAGAttcataaatccaaaaaaacaaCACATATAGCAGATTCATAAATCACAACTTATCATAAATTCATAACCTACTTTAGAGCTTTTATTATACTCATTAAAATACACATCACATATtcataaatccaaaaataaccTGTCAACATGATATAACCTGTCAACAATACATTTGCATAAGCACAACCTGTCAACACAGATTCATAAATCCAGAAATAATCTAGAGCAAAAAATTGCTCTAGTGCTCAAAGCCTCAAATTAATCTGTAACTTGTTACAAGTACCcatcaaatacaaacaaaattaaaaaaataaattgtataagtcaaaataaaataactagtGTAGATTTCATTACTTCATTAGTAATATGTCAATGTCCACATATTGTCCATATGTCAATACCTACATAATAGCATTTTAGccaaagactcaaaataaattgGCCATATGTCAATGTCAATGTCAACATATACTATCCATATTTAATATTTGGCCAAAGACTCAATAAATTGGCCATATGTCATTGCCTACTGCCTAATATCATAAATTGTCTATGTATTATGTATAGGCCACTGTCAAAGCTCAAAATAAAAGCCCATATCTATACGTAAGCCATTGTCTACTAGTGTCTAATAGCAAAAAGTGTACATATCAATATGTCAAGTTGTTGTCAAAATAGAAACTAACAAAACCCTATGTCATCATCAATACCACACGTCCAAAGAGCAAAGAGCAATCTTCAACCATCAACTTCAGTAAGTGTTGGTGTGGACATGCCTAGTTCCGATGTTAATGCAGCATCACTCATGAGTTctacaaacaaaaaatgaaaaaaaacataaaagtcaCTTGtacaataaaacaataaatatgcCAAGAATCCAagacatttaatttttttttttttaataaagaaagaagtagACATACAGAATGtacaataaaacaataaatatgcCAAGAATCCAAGACAttcagttttttaaaaaaaataatagacatgcagaattttttttaataaataaagaaacagaaagtcatattttttttaatataacaaataatagTCATACCTCCATCAAGCTTTTCAAACTCCTCAACATCATCCATGGCAGCACGAAGGCAGATTAGAGCCAATGAAAGACAGTTTCGACGGAGCCAGTTTTGACCACAAATGAGGGCTTCCACCATAAGTGGAGACAATGAACTCTGGAAGGGATCAAGGACATGATTAGCCGTACTAAAGGTAGATTCTGAGGTCACAGTGGATATCGGAATTGCAAGAACATGTCGTGCAACTCTTGAAAGCACACGGTATCATGGGGAATTAACCTTCCACCAAggcaaaatatcaaaattatcatCAAAGACATCTTCACAACTCTCTAGCAAGTATTTATCAACCTCTGATTTGGTATTTGAAGAATCAATACCCTTCAAGTGCTTCTTAAATcccatcatcctcattgtctTCGCATCAACCACACTAGAATCATCTCTCTCCATTGATCTACTTGGTTTTTGGCCTTGGGTTTGTGCAGTAGCACTAGCACTATTACTCCCCACTTGATTTTGAGTATAAGATTTATATAAATCATCCAAAACAGCCTTTACTCTTCCTGCCATATCAACAGCCTTTTGCCTCTCATACAAAGTAGCAAAACAGTACTCAAGATACCCCAACTTGTATTGAGGATCAAGAACTAACCCTACATACAATAAGTGATTCATATTATCAAAGTTCCCACAATACTTTTCAAATTTGTTCTTCATGTAATCAGTCATTTTTCTCAACAAATAACTATCTTTTTTCATGCTCCAACTCAATTGTGTTATGAATTGACATAAGctccaaaaagaaagaattgctAGTGACATAATTAGCACCCGAAAATCGCAAGGTTACAtcatagaaaattttaagaaatttagaaAAGATCATAATCTTTTCCCAATCCACATCATCCATTCCCCAAGCAACCTCATGTCTATCATTTCCTTCTTCCTTTGCCTCCTCTCTAATTGTCATAAGAAAATTTGGATCATTTTCCTCCAATCTCTGAAAAGCCTTTTGATACTTTTTGGCCTTATCCAACATAATATAGGTGTAGTTCCATCTAATGGGCACATCTAAGCACAACTGATTTTTAAAGTCAACTTTCTCCTTCTTCTCACATAACTTAAATGTGCTTTGTCTTTGTAGAGATGATTTCACATATCGCACAGATTTCCTCACCTTCACTATTGTCTTATCCATTTCAACTAACCCTTCACAAACAATCAAGTTCAAAATATGAGCACTACACCTCACATGCAAGTATTTATGCCCTAAAATTGTTACCTTCCTATGCTTAgtctttttttgaataaaagaaattagCCCACTATTAGAGGCAGCATTATGAACTGTAATAGTTAGAATCTTGTCTATCCCCCAATCAAGTAAACACATCTCAACCGCCTTCCCAAGTGTTTCACTCTTGTGATTTTCcactaaataaaaactaagaatCCTCTTTTGTGTTTTCCAATCACTATCTATAAAATGGGCAGTGAGACACATGTAGTTCAAATTTTGAACGGATGTCCATGTATCTATGGTAAGGCAGACCTGCTACTCTCTTAGGGCTTCTTTCAACTTTTGTTTCTCATCTAAAAACACTCTAAAGCAAGTTTTGGCAATTGTTGTGCGGCAAGGGATTGGATTGAACCTAGGTTGGGTAATAGACATAAACTTCCTAAAACCAAAACCCTCCACAAACCTAAAAGACAGCTTCTCTAGAATAATCATCTCTGCCAATGCTTTCTTACATTCCTCAAAATTAAACACCCATGGCACAAGTTTACCACTactttctacttcttctttggGTTTGAATGCTAGggttgattggttttttttgtcTTCCCATGGATATTTCAAACATTGTGATTGTATGTAAGTTCTCATGGTTGTAATGCCATTTAACTTAGTGTCACAAACATAGGTTGTGCCACAGTAGTTACAAGCTACCTTAGGATTCCCCCCCCCttcaataa contains:
- the LOC115994695 gene encoding 60S ribosomal protein L23 produces the protein MSKRGRGGSAGNKFRMSLGLPVAATVNCADNTGAKNLYIISVKGIKGRLNRLPSACVGDMVMATVKKGKPDLRKKVLPAVIVRQRKPWRRKDGVFMYFEDNAGVIVNPKGEMKGSAITGPIGKECADLWPRIASAANAIV